One window of the Thamnophis elegans isolate rThaEle1 chromosome 6, rThaEle1.pri, whole genome shotgun sequence genome contains the following:
- the TRMT10C gene encoding tRNA methyltransferase 10 homolog C, which translates to MHLLNLIRRSAFNLIAPKMTKCGLFLTVPSKISTCGTLRMIYLNKNISKNANENIDLDEWKSVVLSGLEKEAFEKRSPEEEPNIAAIKEYIDMSRRLGKPVPENITEEQLKRLIEYPSVSSRNRYLAFLFSKEMKKNADKEKKKKQQEEREELRKTMENEELIPKSRLFRAIWDSSMDVTYNWKAAQAMSFGQPLIFDMDYNDMSERELQNTVKQMMECEGANRKAVEPFHLYYCNFKEDGPYHKEFLKRYGDAWDNLFVTVTEKSYVELFPRDQIVYLTADSPTVMETFDHNKIYIIGSLVDKTIRKGVSLARAKRLKLATAQLPLERYFNWKTGAKVLTLDQMIMILITLKNTGNWKEALEFVPKRKHEGFLDPSLQQFIHKQKNRKISEQNFKKKLLVEELSKKRLWNGLWEE; encoded by the coding sequence ATGCATTTATTGAATTTGATTAGAAGATCTGCCTTCAATTTGATTGCACCGAAAATGACAAAATGTGGGTTATTTTTAACAGTGCCCAGCAAAATCAGTACATGTGGAACATTGAGGATGATTTATTtgaacaaaaatatttcaaaaaatgcTAATGAGAACATAGATCTAGATGAATGGAAATCGGTTGTGCTTTCTGGCTTGGAAAAAGAAGCATTTGAAAAAAGATCACCTGAGGAAGAGCCTAATATAGCAGCTATTAAGGAATACATTGACATGTCTAGACGTTTAGGTAAACCTGTTCCAGAAAATATTACTGAAGAACAGTTGAAGAGGTTGATTGAATATCCTTCTGTTAGTTCAAGAAATAGGTATTTGGCctttttgttttcaaaagaaatgaaaaagaatgctgataaagaaaaaaagaaaaaacaacaggaagaaagggaggaactTAGAAAAACAATGGAAAATGAAGAGCTAATACCAAAAAGTAGATTGTTTCGAGCCATTTGGGACTCCTCAATGGATGTTACGTACAATTGGAAAGCTGCTCAGGCTATGAGTTTTGGCCAGCCTCTGATATTTGACATGGATTACAATGATATGTCAGAGAGAGAATTGCAGAATACAGTGAAACAGATGATGGAATGTGAAGGTGCAAATCGTAAAGCTGTAGAACCATTCCATTTATATTACTGTAATTTTAAAGAAGATGGGCCATACCACAAAGAATTCCTCAAGCGTTACGGAGATGCATGGGACAATTTGTTTGTGACAGTAACAGAAAAGTCCTATGTTGAATTATTTCCAAGGGACCAGATTGTCTACTTAACTGCTGATTCTCCCACTGTAATGGAAACATTTGACCATAATAAAATCTATATAATTGGATCCCTAGTTGATAAGACAATAAGAAAGGGAGTCTCTCTTGCTCGTGCAAAGCGCTTGAAGTTGGCAACAGCACAGCTTCCTCTAGAAAGATACTTTAATTGGAAAACTGGAGCCAAAGTTCTTACTCTGGATCAAATGATAATGATCTTaataactctgaaaaatactggaaATTGGAAGGAAGCTCTAGAGTTTGTTCCAAAAAGAAAGCACGAAGGTTTTTTAGATCCATCTTTGCAACAGTTTATTCAtaaacaaaagaatagaaaaatctctgagcaaaactttaaaaaaaagctattggTAGAGGAGCTCTCCAAGAAACGTTTGTGGAATGGATTGTGGGAAGAATAG